A genome region from Tolypothrix sp. PCC 7712 includes the following:
- a CDS encoding phage tail protein, translated as MAKSQKKKGGNSQDEPHDPYMAFNFTVEIEGLTIGGFSEVTGLNSKIELETYVEGGVNHRVHQFPKYITYPNLVLIRGLGERDDLWKWYEDVTRGKIRLLNGTIMVRDNQQSKLIGWNFKKAYPVAWDGPQLNAGNGNVVGFERLELVHRGVYKA; from the coding sequence ATGGCAAAATCGCAAAAAAAAAAGGGAGGGAATTCTCAAGACGAACCTCATGACCCCTATATGGCTTTTAATTTTACAGTAGAAATTGAGGGACTGACTATAGGCGGATTTTCAGAAGTGACAGGATTAAATAGCAAAATAGAACTGGAAACTTATGTGGAAGGTGGGGTGAATCACCGCGTTCATCAATTTCCTAAATACATCACCTATCCTAATTTAGTTTTGATTCGCGGATTGGGAGAAAGGGATGATTTATGGAAGTGGTATGAAGATGTCACTAGGGGCAAAATTCGTCTCTTGAACGGCACAATTATGGTACGAGATAATCAGCAGTCTAAATTGATAGGATGGAACTTTAAAAAAGCTTATCCAGTAGCTTGGGATGGGCCACAACTGAATGCTGGTAATGGTAATGTCGTTGGTTTTGAACGCTTAGAATTAGTTCATAGGGGGGTGTATAAAGCTTAA